The following are encoded in a window of Aestuariirhabdus haliotis genomic DNA:
- a CDS encoding sigma-E factor negative regulatory protein, which translates to MSSDKRLKESLSAVWDCEANELELHRVLAEVHQDSELRDTAHRYRLMSSYMKQGEVSTSAVDLSAAIRDAIAEESPHGSVQTTKSTGTWINGAGRVAIAASVTVAVLFGMQTYNYSVNAVTGTDTGIAQAPAVIHQPSVIQTSNRLGASSLPAGYGESANAPTAQRVERAQQHADAISNQRLNTYMLQHAENSALGQYQGMLPFARLVNAESR; encoded by the coding sequence CAGATAAGCGTTTGAAGGAGTCGCTTTCAGCCGTATGGGATTGCGAAGCCAACGAGCTGGAACTGCATCGAGTATTGGCCGAAGTTCATCAGGATTCTGAGCTTCGAGATACCGCTCATCGTTATCGTTTAATGAGTTCATATATGAAGCAGGGCGAGGTGTCGACTTCTGCAGTTGATCTATCTGCAGCCATTCGGGATGCGATTGCAGAGGAATCTCCTCATGGCTCGGTTCAAACCACCAAAAGCACTGGAACCTGGATCAATGGTGCCGGTCGCGTGGCCATTGCTGCGAGTGTCACGGTTGCCGTGTTGTTTGGCATGCAGACCTACAATTACAGTGTTAATGCGGTTACTGGTACAGACACCGGCATCGCACAGGCTCCGGCTGTGATTCACCAGCCTTCTGTCATTCAAACAAGCAATAGGTTGGGGGCTTCCAGCCTTCCTGCAGGCTACGGCGAGTCAGCAAATGCACCGACCGCCCAACGGGTGGAGCGGGCTCAGCAGCATGCTGATGCCATATCGAATCAACGATTGAATACCTATATGTTGCAGCACGCGGAAAATAGCGCGCTGGGCCAATATCAGGGAATGCTTCCCTTTGCTCGTTTGGTCAATGCTGAAAGTCGTTAA
- a CDS encoding MucB/RseB C-terminal domain-containing protein, which yields MLKVVKARAQVTKYLIVSLLVLWGSVASADSTADAQNKSKIWLKAMSEAYRTLSFRGSLVFQNSQGLNTLSIVRDLSGEQHRARMVYLDGPYREVVREGKLVTFLNTDQVLRFEHGNTPATPEQLLERFSALGNSYRSEFVGRDRVAGRAAILVNVIPGDRHRYGYQLWLDETTGLLLKSLMVDDQGAVLERLQFVSLRVSDNIRPDELSLSIDVEQVPEQLVTTHRIESQMTKSTSDQPLGWQVGWVPQGFLLTQRDERRSPVGKNPVDSLMYSDGLASFSLFVELDDENLLSEATTNNGATTAISRVFRDQGDFYMVTVVGEIPLGTAERIAVSIAPADK from the coding sequence ATGCTGAAAGTCGTTAAAGCGAGAGCACAGGTGACAAAATATCTGATAGTTTCTTTGCTGGTGCTATGGGGATCTGTAGCATCAGCTGACTCAACGGCTGATGCTCAGAATAAAAGCAAAATATGGTTGAAGGCGATGAGCGAGGCTTACCGCACTCTCAGTTTTCGTGGCAGTCTGGTTTTTCAAAATTCCCAGGGGTTGAACACTCTGTCAATAGTGCGTGACCTTAGTGGTGAGCAGCACCGGGCCAGGATGGTCTATCTGGACGGGCCATACCGGGAGGTGGTGCGAGAAGGTAAATTGGTCACCTTTCTGAATACAGATCAGGTGTTACGCTTCGAACATGGCAACACACCGGCGACGCCTGAGCAGTTATTGGAGCGTTTTAGTGCTCTGGGAAACTCATACCGAAGTGAATTTGTTGGTCGTGACAGAGTCGCGGGGCGTGCCGCTATTCTGGTCAATGTAATCCCGGGAGATAGGCACCGATACGGCTATCAATTGTGGTTGGATGAGACCACTGGACTGTTGCTCAAATCCCTGATGGTGGATGATCAGGGGGCGGTGCTCGAGCGTCTGCAGTTTGTCTCATTGCGAGTAAGCGATAATATTCGCCCTGACGAGTTGAGCTTATCTATTGATGTTGAGCAGGTCCCTGAGCAGCTGGTGACCACGCATCGTATTGAATCCCAGATGACTAAGTCCACCAGTGATCAACCGCTTGGATGGCAAGTAGGCTGGGTCCCCCAAGGCTTTTTACTGACACAGCGTGATGAACGTAGAAGTCCTGTTGGTAAAAATCCCGTCGACTCTTTGATGTACTCGGACGGTTTGGCCAGTTTCTCCCTGTTTGTCGAATTGGACGACGAAAACCTGCTCAGCGAAGCAACCACCAACAATGGCGCGACTACGGCGATTTCGCGGGTGTTTCGTGACCAGGGAGATTTCTACATGGTCACAGTCGTTGGCGAAATCCCCTTAGGGACTGCAGAACGAATTGCCGTCTCTATCGCTCCGGCGGATAAGTGA